Below is a genomic region from Spirosoma radiotolerans.
AAACAGTGTCCAGATGTGATTCGACCACAACTGTCCGTTTGCCAGAGCGGCCTTTCCGCTTGGCGATGACGTTACTAACTTCGTCGATCCAGACGGAGTCAGCGCCCGCTTCTTTTAGCATAGCCGCATATTTTTTGGCCCGAACACCTTCTTTAAATGGAGGAGAAGGCGTTTCAGTCAGGTTGAGGTGGTCCTGTTTTGTTTGCGGTTCCAGATCAACGAAAATCTGAAAGGCTTTTTTTACAGCGGGCTGATCGCCCAGCGCTTTTACTTCGTCAATGTACCGTTTATCGACCCCGGCAACGGGTGGCGTTTTTGGGTTGGTTTGCTGAGCCAGAAGGGGTAGGGTGGTGTAGTAAGTGGCAACAAATGCGAATGTAAATAAGGTAAGTTTTCGATTCATAAAGCGGTTGTACCCAATAAAACGTGCTAAAAGAAATAGGAAATGATATTATTCGGAGAAGTCACACTTTTATTTGGCATAAAAGGCTATTATTATGACAAACAATCATCGTAACGAGGGTAAAGTTATCCTTTATTCGGCTAAATGAAGAAATACTTACTTTGTCTTTTTGCTATCTATGTGCTAGGTGTCGCTCCGGCCGGAGCCCAGTCGTTCAAGGCCAAACACCTTCAGGAAGCGACCATCACCAGTTTACACGAAGCCATGCAGGCCGGTAAAGTAACCGCTGAGCAACTGGTTCAACTGTACCTGGATCGAATTGAGGCTTATGATAAACAGGGACCGTATCTGAACGCCATCATCATGGTGAATCCAAAAGCCCTGACCGAAGCCCGACGGCTCGACTCGCTCTATAAAGCAACCGGGAAACTGGTAGGTCCGCTGCATGGAATTCCCATTATTGTGAAAGATAATTACGATACCTACGACATGCCGACCACCAATGGGACGCTGGCCATGAAGAAGTCAATTCCACCCGATGATGCCTTTGTCATCAGGCGCATTCGGGAAGCGGGAGCGATCATTATTGCTAAGTCGAATCTGGCGGAGTTTGCCATGTCGGGGCAGTTTTCGGTCAGTTCCATTTTGCCGGGCTATTCGCGCAACCCGTACGATACCAAACGAACAACGGCGGGGTCGAGTGGGGGAACGGCAGCCGCCGTAACCGCTAATTTTGGTACCATCGGATTGGGCACAGATACCGGAAGCTCCATTCGTGGGCCAGCGTCTCACCAAAGCCTGGTTGGGTTTCGCCCGACATTGGGGCTCGTTAGCCGCGACGGAATTGCTCCGCTGGCCATGACCAACGACACTGGCGGGCCCATTTGCCGGACGGTGGAAGACGCTGTACGCGTGCTCGATGTGATTGCGGGATACGACAAAGCCGATACCGTGACCCGGCGGAGTCAGGGAAAAATACCCCAGACGTACCGCCAGTTCCTGGACAAAAATGGGCTGAAAGGCGCGCGTATTGGCGTATTTCGGCAGATGATTATGCCGAAAAATTCGGATCCGCAGGTGTATGCTCTATTCAACAAGGCGTTGGATGAGCTTCGAGCGGCTGGTGCTATCGTGATCGACTCGGTTCGGGTGCCTGAACTGGATACGATCAACAAGTCTTTTGATACCATTCCGCAGTTAAGACGCGATTTTAATCTGTACCTGGCCAGTCTGGGACCCAATGCTCCGCATAAAACACTGGCATCTATTATAAAGTCGAAGCAGTTTCATCCCTATCTCGAAAAATCGTTGCTGGACGCCCAGGCCGATACCCTGGCCCCCGAAGCCCATAAAGGGTGGGGGAAGAACCTGGCCTTACGCGAACGGCTGCGCCAATTATTGCTGCGGGCAATGGATTCAACGCAGGTCGAGGTGCTGGTGTATCCATCCTTTAGCTACCCGCCCCGCCTGATCGGGGATTTGAATACACCGTCTGGCACGAACAACAATGCCTTGTCGCCACCGACGGGATTTCCGGCTTTTTCGGTGCCGATGGGGTTTACCTATGGCAGCCTGCCCGCCGGTTTGCAGTTTTTCGGCCGACCGTATAGCGAACCGACACTCATCAAATTAGCCTATGCCTACGAGCAGGCTACGCACCATCGGCAACCTCCCGAAAGCACACCGGTTCTGTCGAAGAAAAAGAACAAGAATAGGATAGTTCAGTAGTAGAATGTCCGTATGGATTTCAAGCAGAAGAGCCCGGCAAGTACCGGGCTCTTCTGCTTAACCATATAAGGTATTGTTTATACGCCGAGTGGCCCACCCAGCGTAACATTTGAATCCGCACCATGCGCCACGTGGCGACTTGCATGGTGGCTGCCGGGGTGCATGTCCTCTTCTTCTTTTGAGCGTGTATTGACGAACGACTCGGCCAGAATCGTCAGTTTTTTGTCAGTTTCTTTTTCTTCTTCCAGTGTCCTGGCCAGCAACTCGGTCGACTGGTTGAAATCGAGCATCTTGGCTAGCGTCAATAATGAGCCATAGGCTGCAATTTCATAATGTTCGATTTTCTGAGCTGCAATAATCAGGGCAGCATCCCGCGTTAGGGAGCCCGATTCCGTGTCTGCCACCACGCGCTTGGCATCACTGATCAGTCCATCAATGGCATCGGCGGTGCGTGTCTCGGTTTTGATGCCAATAATTTTAAATATCTCTTCCAATCGCTCTACCTGAATGCGACTTTGCTCCTGGTGCGCTAAAAAAGCATTCCCAACTTCGTCCGTTGTGCTAGCCTCTGCCTGATCGCCAAGGGCGTCGACGGCCCGCTTTTCACTGTAGTAAACGCTTTTCAATTCACTGATAAACAAGTCCCGTAATCCTTCGTCGGTGGTAGAGTCGTTGCCACTAAAAAAACTCGCGATCCTATCTGCAAGAGCTGCCATAACGTTTAATTGAGTTAATGTAAATTGCTTATTAAACGAACAAGTGGCTAAATCTATGCCAGAATTCACGAATCTAACGCCATTAAATTTATTACTTACTAAGTGGTGGTCTCCTGGAGATGGGTTTTAATTGATTCAGGGATTAATTGTCGGCCTGTAGTTCTGACAGGTCGATTACCGGGTTTCTAGTAAGGTCTGGTTGTGTACTAAAGAGTTGGTCAGTAGCCAGCCGCCTGGCCATCTTTTCGCATCTCGCTGGCGCCCCAATAAATCCGATTGACAGCATCCCACTGAATGGCCTGATACCCACCAAAAAAATCCGTTGGAGCCAACTGATGCCCTCGTTTTTCCAGCTCAAGGCGGACTTGTGGCGAGATGCCGCTTTCCAGTGCCAGTCGGCCACCGTCGGTCATAAGTGTGCCGACGGGTTCGCTACTGCCCGAATGACTAAATCGGGCAGCGTCGCCCGCTTCCTGTATGTTCATGCCGAAGTCGATGATGTTACAAAGCACCTGTAAGTGTCCCTGAGGCTGCATGGCTCCGCCCATAACCCCAAAACTGAGGAAAGGCTCGCCATTTTTAGTGACAAAACCTGGAATAATGGTCGAGAAGGGCCGTTTTCCCGGTGCGTAGACATTGGCATGGTTCAGTTGCATGTTGAAGCTGGTGCCCCGATTGTGGAAGACAAACCCCAGGCCATCGGGAACCATGCCACTCCCAAATTCCAGCATATTGCTCTGGATGAGCGACACCATATTTCCCTGGTCATCGGCTACGGTCAGGTAAACGGTATCACCAGCCCGCAGGGCCGGGTCACCGGCGTCGAGTCGGCTGGATGCTTTCCTAAGATTGATCAATTTCCGGCGGGTAGCGGCATAGTCTTTAGTGAGTAGCCAGTTAATGGATGGTTTGGCAAAATCAGGATCGGCATAATATTTGGCGCGGTCTTCAAAAGCCAGCTTCTTCGCTTCAACGAGCAGGTGTAAATAATCGGCGCTGTTGTGGCCCATGCCCTTCAGATCGTAGCCTTCTATGATATTAAGCATTTGCAAAACGGCAATTCCTTGCCCATTTGGGGGTAATTCATGGACATCATATCCCCGATAATTGGTCGAGACGGGATCAATCCAGGTACTCTGGTGAGCAGCCAGATCAGCCTTTCGAAGATAAATGCCGACCCGACGGGCATAGCGATCAATGGCATCGGCTACCGCTCCTTTATAGAAAACATCCCGTCCGCCTTTCGCTATTTTTTCGTAGGTAGCGGCCAGGTCTGGATTTCGAAAAATCTGCCCCTCAACGGGAGCTTTGCCATCTGGTAGAAACGTATGGCGGAAATTATCAAACTCCTGAACAATGGCTTCGCTGGCGGCTAATCGGCCAGCGGCTACCTGCCACGAATAAGCAATCACCTGCGGAACAGGAACGCCTTCGCGGGCATAGCGAATGCTGGGTGCCAGCAGGTTTTGCATGGGTAACTTGCCAAAACGCTTATGCAACGTAAACCAGCCATCCACCGCGCCGGGCACCGACACAGATAGCGGACCGTAGAGCGGAATTTGCGGCCTTTTTCCCAACACCGTCTTCAGGGCATCATACGACAACCCTTTCGGCGAGCGACCGCTGGCATTCAGGCCATACAGTTTGTGGTCTTTGGCCGACCAGACAATGGCAAATAAGTCGCCACCAATGCCGCCGTTATTCGGTTCGATGACGCCAAGGGCCGCGTTGGCCGCAATAGCCGCATCGACGGCGGTACCGCCCTGCTTCAGCATATCCAGCGCAATCTGCGTTGCCAATGGGTGGCTGGTCGCAGCCATCCCATGACGAGCCAGTACAGGGCTGCGCGTAGCAAAATTAGGACCCGTGATCCGGTCACCTTTGTCGGTTGGTTGGCCGTTGAGAGACGAGGTGACGAACAGAAGTAGGGCTAAACAAAAAGAGAGGCTGGGATAATTCATGAAGGCGGTTGAGCGAGTCAGTTTTAGGAGACGTCAGCTACTGAAAGTCGGTTATGGGGTGTGTCTAACCAAACAT
It encodes:
- a CDS encoding amidase family protein, which codes for MKKYLLCLFAIYVLGVAPAGAQSFKAKHLQEATITSLHEAMQAGKVTAEQLVQLYLDRIEAYDKQGPYLNAIIMVNPKALTEARRLDSLYKATGKLVGPLHGIPIIVKDNYDTYDMPTTNGTLAMKKSIPPDDAFVIRRIREAGAIIIAKSNLAEFAMSGQFSVSSILPGYSRNPYDTKRTTAGSSGGTAAAVTANFGTIGLGTDTGSSIRGPASHQSLVGFRPTLGLVSRDGIAPLAMTNDTGGPICRTVEDAVRVLDVIAGYDKADTVTRRSQGKIPQTYRQFLDKNGLKGARIGVFRQMIMPKNSDPQVYALFNKALDELRAAGAIVIDSVRVPELDTINKSFDTIPQLRRDFNLYLASLGPNAPHKTLASIIKSKQFHPYLEKSLLDAQADTLAPEAHKGWGKNLALRERLRQLLLRAMDSTQVEVLVYPSFSYPPRLIGDLNTPSGTNNNALSPPTGFPAFSVPMGFTYGSLPAGLQFFGRPYSEPTLIKLAYAYEQATHHRQPPESTPVLSKKKNKNRIVQ
- a CDS encoding YciE/YciF ferroxidase family protein, with the protein product MAALADRIASFFSGNDSTTDEGLRDLFISELKSVYYSEKRAVDALGDQAEASTTDEVGNAFLAHQEQSRIQVERLEEIFKIIGIKTETRTADAIDGLISDAKRVVADTESGSLTRDAALIIAAQKIEHYEIAAYGSLLTLAKMLDFNQSTELLARTLEEEKETDKKLTILAESFVNTRSKEEEDMHPGSHHASRHVAHGADSNVTLGGPLGV
- the ggt gene encoding gamma-glutamyltransferase, with the translated sequence MNYPSLSFCLALLLFVTSSLNGQPTDKGDRITGPNFATRSPVLARHGMAATSHPLATQIALDMLKQGGTAVDAAIAANAALGVIEPNNGGIGGDLFAIVWSAKDHKLYGLNASGRSPKGLSYDALKTVLGKRPQIPLYGPLSVSVPGAVDGWFTLHKRFGKLPMQNLLAPSIRYAREGVPVPQVIAYSWQVAAGRLAASEAIVQEFDNFRHTFLPDGKAPVEGQIFRNPDLAATYEKIAKGGRDVFYKGAVADAIDRYARRVGIYLRKADLAAHQSTWIDPVSTNYRGYDVHELPPNGQGIAVLQMLNIIEGYDLKGMGHNSADYLHLLVEAKKLAFEDRAKYYADPDFAKPSINWLLTKDYAATRRKLINLRKASSRLDAGDPALRAGDTVYLTVADDQGNMVSLIQSNMLEFGSGMVPDGLGFVFHNRGTSFNMQLNHANVYAPGKRPFSTIIPGFVTKNGEPFLSFGVMGGAMQPQGHLQVLCNIIDFGMNIQEAGDAARFSHSGSSEPVGTLMTDGGRLALESGISPQVRLELEKRGHQLAPTDFFGGYQAIQWDAVNRIYWGASEMRKDGQAAGY